A stretch of Pleuronectes platessa chromosome 24, fPlePla1.1, whole genome shotgun sequence DNA encodes these proteins:
- the LOC128431322 gene encoding ly6/PLAUR domain-containing protein 1-like: MRLLLFATFLAALVDAGDALQIQCFQCEEMKHNDCSTPEFIVNCTVNVQDMCQKEVLVKPDGVHYRKSCASSGACLIASSGYQQFCTGRLNSVCISCCNTPLCNGPKRKRPVPSAAVHPQRSRRLLLSVLLLPLNLLT; this comes from the exons ATGCGTCTCCTGCTCTTTGCGACTTTCCTCGCAGCGCTCGTGGACGCAG gAGATGCTCTTCAGATCCAGTGTTTCCAGTGTGAGGAGATGAAGCACAACGACTGCTCCACACCGGAGTTCATCGTCAACTGCACCGTCAACGTGCAGGACATGTGTCAGAAGGAGGTTCTGGTCAAACCCGACG GAGTCCACTACAGGAAGTCGTGTGCCTCGTCGGGGGCGTGTCTCATCGCCTCCTCGGGCTACCAGCAGTTCTGCACCGGGAGGTTGAACTCCGTCTGCATCTCCTGCTGCAACACGCCGCTCTGCAACGGGCCCAAGAGGAAGCGCCCCGTCCCCTCGGCGGCGGTGCACCCCCAGAGGAGCCGTCGCCTCCTCCTGAGCGTTCTCCTGCTGCCGCTGAACCTCCTCACGTAG
- the LOC128431155 gene encoding actin-related protein 3 translates to MAGRLPACVVDCGTGYTKLGYAGNTEPQFIIPSCIAIKESAKVGDQAQRRMMKGVDDLDFFIGDEAIDKPSYSTKWPIRHGIVEDWDLMERFMEQIIFKYLRAEPEDHYFLLTEPPLNTPENREYTAEIMFESFNVPGLYIAVQAVLALAASWTSRQVGERTLTGTVIDSGDGVTHVIPVAEGYVIGSCIKHIPIAGRDITYFIQQLLREREVGIPPEQSLETAKAVKERFSYVCPDLVKEFSKYDTDGSKWIKQYTGVNSISKKEFNIDVGYERFLGPEIFFHPEFANPDFTQPISEVVDEVIQNCPIDVRRPLYKNIVLSGGSTMFRDFGRRLQRDIKRSVDARLKMSEELSGGKLKPKPIDVQVVTHHMQRYAVWFGGSMLASTPEFYQVCHTKKDYEEIGPSICRHNPVFGVMS, encoded by the exons ATGGCTGGTCGGCTGCCGGCCTGCGTGGTCGACTGTGGCACAGG GTACACGAAGCTGGGATATGCAGGAAACACAGAACCACAGTTCATCATCCCTTCAT GTATCGCCATCAAAGAATCGGCCAAGGTCGGAGACCAGGCCCAGCGCCGGATGATGAAGGGCGTCGATGACCTGGACTTCTTCATCGGGGACGAGGCCATCGACAAACCATCGTACTCAACAAAG tgGCCCATTCGTCACGGGATAGTGGAGGACTGGGACCTGATGGAGAGATTCATGGAGCAGATCATCTTCAAGTATCTGCGGGCAGAACCTGAAGACCACTACTTTCTTTTG ACGGAGCCTCCACTCAACACACCGGAGAACAGAGAGTACACAGCAGAGATCATGTTCGAGTCGTTCAACGTCCCCGGGCTCTACATCGCTGTTCAG GCTGTTCTGGCGCTGGCTGCCTCCTGGACGTCCCGACAGGTCGGAGAGCGCACGCTGACGGGGACTGTGATTGACAGCGGAGACGGAGTCACACACGTCATCCCAGTG GCTGAAGGCTACGTCATCGGCAGCTGCATCAAACACATCCCCATCGCCGGTCGAGACATCACCTACTTCATCCAACAGCTGCTGAGGGAGCGGGAGGTGGGGATCCCCCCGGAGCAGTCGCTGGAGACGGCTAAAGCTGTCAAG gagcGGTTCAGCTACGTCTGCCCCGACCTCGTGAAGGAGTTCAGCAAGTACGACACCGACGGCTCCAAGTGGATCAAACAGTACACGGGCGTCAACTCCATCAGCAAGAAGGAGTTCAACATCGACGTGGGCTACGAGCGCTTCCTGGGGCCGGAGATCTTTTTCCATCCGGAG TTTGCAAACCCAGATTTCACTCAGCCGATCTCAGAGGTGGTGGACGAGGTCATCCAGAACTGTCCCATCGACGTCCGGCGTCCGCTGTACAAG AACATCGTGCTCTCCGGAGGCTCCACCATGTTCAGGGACTTCGGCCGGCGTCTGCAGAGGGACATCAAGAGGAGCGTGGACGCTCGGCTGAAGATGAGCGAGGAGCTCAGCGGCGGGAAGTTGAAG CCCAAACCCATCGATGTGCAAGTCGTCACTCATCACATGCAGAGATACGCCGTCTGGTTCGGAGGATCAATGCTGGCGTCTACT CCTGAGTTTTACCAAGTGTGCCACACTAAGAAGGATTACGAGGAGATCGGCCCGAGCATCTGCCGCCACAACCCCGTGTTCGGCGTCATGTCttag